Sequence from the Amycolatopsis sp. NBC_00345 genome:
CTGCTGACCGTGTTCTTCGACGTCGCGGCGCGGCGCGCGGCGGGGGTCGAGCGGCCGTGGGCCGGCACGATCCGGCGTGACGTCGCCCCGGCGCTCTGGGCGATCCTGGTCATCCCGCTGCTGATGTACTTGGCCGCGTTCTGGGCCTGGTTCGCCAGCGAGACGGCCACCGACCGGCACTACACCGAGATCAAGGACATCGCGCCCGGCCTGTTCGCCTGGGTGCCGCCCGCGCTGCGCTCGCTCGGCGACTACACGATGAACGTCCTGCACTTCCACGAAACCCTGCTGACGCCCAAGGACAACCCGCACCCGTGGGAGTCCAAGCCGTGGACGTGGCCGATGGGCCTGCGCCCGATGCTCTACTACTACGACGGCAACGTCACCGGCTGCGGCGAGTCCCGCTGCCTCGGCGCGACGATGCTGATCGGCACCCCGGCGATGTGGTGGGTCTCGCTGCCGATGCTCGGCTGGGGTATGTGGCGCTGGTTCTTCCGCGCCGACTGGCGGTTCGCCGCCGTGCTCGTCGGCTACTTCGCCGGCCTGCTGCCCTGGTTCACGAACATCGACCGGCAGATGTACTTCTTCTACGCGACACCGATGGCGCCGTTCCTGATCCTCGGGCTCGTGCTCGTGCTGGGGCAGATCCTCGGCAGCGCGAAGCTCGGGTTCGAACGGCGGGGCACCGGTCTGCTCGTCGTCGCGCTGTACACCGGGCTGGTGGTGGCCAACTTCGTCTGGCTGTGGCCGATCCTGAACGGCGTGCCGATCACGAACGCGCAGTGGCAGGCCGAAATGTGGCTGCCGTCCTGGCGCTGATCAGATGCCATGGCCCGGGCCGGCTCAGCCCGCGAAGTACGCACCCGGCGTGACCCCGACGGAGCGCCGGAACGCGGCCACGAACGCGCTCGCCGTCGCGTAACCGACCCGGTGCGCGACGGTCTCCATCGGCTGTCCCGCGGCCAGCAGCGGCAGCGACGCGCGCAGCCGCACCTGCGTGCGCCAGGTCCCGAACGTCATCCGGCAGTCGCGGGTGAACGCGCGCGCCAGCGTCCGCTCGCTGGCCCCGACGGCGCGGCCCAGCTCGGCGAGCCCGCGCCGGTCCGCGGGATCGGCGAGCACCGCGGCCTGGACGTCACGGGCACGCGGGTCGAGCGGCGACGGCACCACGATCGGCGCGACGTCAAGGGGTTCCAGCAGGTCGAAGGCCACGGCCTCGGCGCGGCGGCGCGCCGCCTCCGTCAACCCGTCGGCCGACAGGTGATCCAGCAGCTCCCGCAGCAACGCACCGACGGCGACGATCCGCGGCTCCGGCCAGCTGACCGGGCACAGTTTCGGCGCGGCGTAGATGCCGCGCAGCACCGCGTTGCCGACCGCGCCGGTGCGGTGCCACACCCCGGCCGGCATCCACAGCGCGCGGGTCGTCGGCAGCACCCAGTGCGCGTCGCCCACGGTCACCGCGACGACCCCGCGCGCCGACCAGACCAACTGGTGC
This genomic interval carries:
- a CDS encoding AraC family transcriptional regulator, whose protein sequence is MLLGDLDLPAGTWFPWHEHPVHQLVWSARGVVAVTVGDAHWVLPTTRALWMPAGVWHRTGAVGNAVLRGIYAAPKLCPVSWPEPRIVAVGALLRELLDHLSADGLTEAARRRAEAVAFDLLEPLDVAPIVVPSPLDPRARDVQAAVLADPADRRGLAELGRAVGASERTLARAFTRDCRMTFGTWRTQVRLRASLPLLAAGQPMETVAHRVGYATASAFVAAFRRSVGVTPGAYFAG
- a CDS encoding dolichyl-phosphate-mannose--protein mannosyltransferase; amino-acid sequence: MTALLTRPDDESVRPDPVDALRPPTDREATLLGRGMPTDRLRSWIVTLVLTLIGGYVRLQNLGVPTDHGTPVFDEKHYVPQAAQMLRNGGYEDNAGYELIVHPPLAKDFIAIGQWLFGYNGWGWRIMPALAGTLIILLTIRIARRLTRSTLLGGIAGVLVISDGVLHLQSRMGMLDIFIALFVLAAFACLLCDRDQVRRRLAVAVREGWATESPWGPKLGFRWWRFGTGLMIGLTFGVKWSALYYIAAFGLLTVFFDVAARRAAGVERPWAGTIRRDVAPALWAILVIPLLMYLAAFWAWFASETATDRHYTEIKDIAPGLFAWVPPALRSLGDYTMNVLHFHETLLTPKDNPHPWESKPWTWPMGLRPMLYYYDGNVTGCGESRCLGATMLIGTPAMWWVSLPMLGWGMWRWFFRADWRFAAVLVGYFAGLLPWFTNIDRQMYFFYATPMAPFLILGLVLVLGQILGSAKLGFERRGTGLLVVALYTGLVVANFVWLWPILNGVPITNAQWQAEMWLPSWR